One segment of Ziziphus jujuba cultivar Dongzao chromosome 12, ASM3175591v1 DNA contains the following:
- the LOC107428984 gene encoding protein GAMETE CELL DEFECTIVE 1, mitochondrial translates to MNTLQRIAAKTQFRRLSTVIARPHFSIAINSREFSTRSPSNGNGEDEWNDTWETAWLPEDLSANNRAPWETDVNFSSSSSSTIVLPSDADPETKAFVEDMNDNWNERRKTSKTQQQEIQQQKENGSLYSLENMKKDYRLKKQRIHAGLWMKEIEKQEEAKLGDSGLGVGDDIERLLDSCSDIFDSANNDLNNPDIPSSSEFKNKPDGWETTSKTPDGNIWEMTQREEDILLQEFERRIAYSKFQIASFIKTHIFSRRRPIDGWKYMIEELGPNAKKGKGSVSRLPSLSDASTQPFKKEKTPISSSLTPFKER, encoded by the exons ATGAATACCCTTCAACGCATAGCAGCAAAGACTCAATTCCGTAGACTATCTACGGTGATTGCGAGACCCCATTTCAGCATAGCCATCAATTCCAGAGAATTTTCCACTAGATCTCCATCCAACGGTAATGGTGAGGACGAGTGGAATGACACATGGGAGACTGCTTGGCTCCCGGAGGACCTCTCTGCGAATAACAGAGCTCCGTGGGAGACTGATGTCAATTTCTCTTCTTCCTCATCATCCACAATAGTTCTTCCATCAGATGCTGATCCTGAGACGAAGGCGTTTGTGGAGGACATGAATGATAATTGGAATGAGAGACGGAAAACAAGCAAGACTCAGCAACAGGAAATACAGCAACAGAAAGAAAATGGGTCGCTTTATAGCTTAGAGAACATGAAGAAGGATTACAGGTTGAAGAAGCAGAGGATTCATGCTGGGTTGTGGATGAAGGAGATCGAGAAGCAGGAGGAGGCCAAGTTGGGTGACTCAGGTTTGGGTGTTGGGGATGATATTGAGAGGTTGCTGGATAGCTGCTCTGA CATCTTTGATTCTGCCAACAATGACTTGAACAACCCAGACATCCCAAGCTCTTCTGAGTTCAAAAACAAGCCCGATGGCTGGGAAACAACATCAAAGACTCCGGATGGAAATATATGGGAGATGACACAGAGGGAAGAAGACATTCTCCTTCAAGAATTTGAGCGCCGAATTGCATACAGCAAATTTCAG ATAGCTAGTTTTATAAAGACTCACATATTTAGTCGGAGGAGACCAATTGATGGTTGGAAATACATGATAGAGGAACTGGGACCAAATGCAAAGAAAGGCAAGGGTAGTGTTTCAAGGTTACCAAGTTTATCTGATGCATCAACCCAACCATTTAAGAAGGAGAAGACTCCAATTAGCAGCAGCCTCACACCCTTTAAGGAAAGATAG